The following proteins come from a genomic window of Geminicoccaceae bacterium SCSIO 64248:
- the ribB gene encoding 3,4-dihydroxy-2-butanone-4-phosphate synthase, whose protein sequence is MPHNAFLSSIEEIIADARAGKMFILVDDEARENEGDLIIPAQFCTPEAINFMARYGRGLICLSLTRKRTEQLGLPLMAQGNQSRLGTAFTVSIEARDGISTGISAADRAQTVKVAIDPECGREDIATPGHVFPLVAQDGGVLVRTGHTEAAVDIARLAGLIPAGVICEVMNDDGSMARLSDLCAFSQLHNIKVGTIADLIAYRLKHDRYVERDVADTLHSRYGGDFRLQLYKNVMTGVEHIALIKGQIDQGGPVLVRMHALNILEDVLGDGDVHRGGQLNSALRAIGNAGRGVIVLLREPSPTSISDRLKLTLGEHNQPPAHELRLYGIGAQILADLGVRDMILLTNTDRTIVGLEGYGLRVVEHRRLSQDGEDTL, encoded by the coding sequence ATGCCGCATAACGCCTTTCTGAGCTCGATCGAGGAAATCATCGCCGACGCCCGCGCCGGCAAGATGTTCATTCTGGTCGACGACGAGGCACGGGAGAACGAAGGCGACCTGATCATCCCGGCCCAGTTCTGCACGCCCGAGGCCATCAACTTCATGGCGCGCTACGGGCGTGGCCTGATCTGCCTCTCGCTCACGCGCAAGCGCACCGAGCAGCTGGGGCTGCCCCTGATGGCCCAGGGCAACCAGTCCCGCCTCGGCACGGCCTTCACGGTCAGCATCGAGGCGCGCGACGGCATCAGCACCGGCATTTCGGCGGCGGATCGCGCGCAGACCGTCAAGGTCGCGATCGACCCCGAGTGCGGCCGAGAGGACATCGCCACGCCCGGTCACGTCTTCCCGCTGGTCGCGCAGGACGGCGGCGTCCTGGTCCGCACCGGCCACACCGAGGCGGCGGTGGACATCGCCCGTCTCGCCGGCCTGATCCCGGCCGGCGTGATCTGCGAGGTCATGAACGACGACGGGTCGATGGCCCGCCTGTCCGACCTGTGCGCCTTCTCGCAGCTGCACAACATCAAGGTCGGCACGATCGCCGACCTGATCGCCTACCGGCTCAAGCACGACCGCTATGTCGAGCGCGACGTCGCCGACACGCTGCACAGCCGCTACGGCGGCGATTTCCGGCTCCAGCTCTACAAGAACGTCATGACAGGGGTCGAGCACATCGCCCTGATCAAAGGCCAGATCGACCAGGGCGGCCCGGTGCTCGTGCGCATGCACGCGCTCAACATCCTCGAGGACGTCCTGGGCGACGGCGACGTCCATCGCGGCGGCCAACTCAACTCCGCCCTGCGCGCGATCGGCAATGCCGGACGCGGCGTCATCGTGCTCTTGCGCGAGCCGTCGCCGACCAGCATATCCGACCGGCTGAAGCTGACCCTCGGCGAGCACAACCAGCCGCCGGCGCACGAGCTTCGCCTCTACGGCATCGGCGCGCAGATCCTGGCGGATCTGGGCGTCCGCGACATGATCCTTCTCACCAACACCGACCGGACCATCGTGGGTCTCGAGGGCTACGGCCTGCGCGTCGTCGAGCACAGGCGCCTCAGCCAGGATGGAGAGGACACTCTGTGA
- the rpiB gene encoding ribose 5-phosphate isomerase B encodes MTTVVIASDHAGLPLKREVQVELAKRGIDVLDLGVQDETSVDYPDQAHTLAEAINAGWAEIGVLVCGTGIGVSIAANRHPGIRAAVCHDVYTATMARAHNNANILAMGARVVDPATAIACLDVFLKTEFEGGRHTQRIAKLDR; translated from the coding sequence GTGACAACCGTGGTCATCGCCTCCGATCATGCAGGACTGCCGCTGAAGCGCGAGGTGCAGGTCGAGCTCGCCAAACGCGGCATCGACGTGCTCGACCTCGGCGTTCAGGACGAGACGTCGGTCGACTATCCGGACCAGGCGCACACGCTGGCGGAGGCGATCAACGCCGGCTGGGCCGAGATCGGCGTCCTGGTGTGCGGCACCGGCATCGGGGTCAGCATCGCCGCCAACCGTCACCCCGGCATTCGCGCGGCCGTCTGCCACGACGTCTACACGGCGACCATGGCGCGGGCGCACAACAACGCCAACATCCTGGCCATGGGCGCGCGGGTGGTCGATCCTGCCACGGCCATCGCCTGCCTCGACGTCTTCCTGAAAACCGAATTCGAGGGCGGCCGCCATACGCAGCGGATCGCCAAGTTGGATCGTTGA
- a CDS encoding riboflavin synthase produces MFTGIVTDVGRLAAIDDSDGRTLTVSSGYDPSSLELGASVCHNGVCLTVTEIRPDGHVVQASGETLKVTTAGVWQVGDPINLERSLRIGDELGGHIVFGHVDGVGRIAAVEPIAESRRITIEAPVSMHGLLAVKGSVAVDGVSLTINEVSDTGFVVNVIPHTWQHTRFRSLAVGAPVNLEADMLARYVARQLAHAARSR; encoded by the coding sequence ATGTTCACCGGAATCGTGACCGATGTCGGACGCCTTGCGGCGATCGACGACAGCGACGGCCGAACCTTGACGGTGAGCTCCGGCTACGACCCGTCGAGCCTGGAGCTGGGCGCGTCGGTCTGCCACAACGGCGTCTGCCTGACGGTGACCGAGATCCGGCCGGACGGCCATGTCGTGCAGGCCTCGGGCGAGACCTTGAAGGTCACGACCGCCGGCGTCTGGCAGGTGGGCGACCCCATCAACCTGGAGCGCTCCCTGCGCATCGGCGACGAGTTGGGAGGCCACATCGTGTTCGGCCATGTCGACGGCGTCGGACGCATCGCCGCGGTCGAGCCCATCGCCGAGAGCCGCCGGATCACGATCGAGGCGCCCGTGTCGATGCACGGCCTGCTCGCGGTCAAGGGCTCGGTCGCGGTCGACGGCGTGTCGCTCACGATCAACGAGGTCAGCGACACCGGGTTCGTCGTCAACGTCATCCCCCATACATGGCAGCATACGCGGTTTCGCTCCCTGGCGGTCGGGGCGCCGGTCAATCTCGAAGCCGACATGCTCGCCCGCTACGTCGCCCGCCAGCTCGCCCACGCCGCCCGATCGCGATGA
- the glyA gene encoding serine hydroxymethyltransferase, which produces MSSNPTVRRLETAADAGFFSRRLADLDPAVDQALRAELRRQQMQIELIASENITSPAVLAAQGSVLTNKYAEGYPGRRYYAGCEEVDVAEQLAIERVTELFGCGFANVQPHSGASANLAVFLALLQPGDTVLGMSLAAGGHLSHGAGPNISGKWFNAIGYGVREDDHLLDYDAIERLAKEHKPKLIIAGGSAYPRVIDFARFRAIADEVGAYFLVDMAHFAGLVAGGAYPSPFPHAHVVTSTTHKTLRGPRGGVILTDDETIAKKINSAVFPGSQGGPLMHVIAAKAVAFGEALRPDFKAYAQAVVDNARALGAALTQNGLDLVSGGTDSHLVLVDLRPKTLTGKAADAALDRAGITCNKNAVPFDPEKPMVTSGIRLGTPAGTTRGFGVAEFREVGQLIIEVLDGLVAKPDGNPEVEQAVRAKVETLCTRFPIYADLG; this is translated from the coding sequence ATGTCATCCAACCCGACCGTGCGCCGTCTTGAGACCGCCGCCGATGCCGGCTTCTTCAGCCGGCGGCTGGCCGATCTCGATCCGGCGGTCGACCAGGCGCTTCGCGCCGAGCTGCGCCGCCAGCAGATGCAGATCGAGCTGATCGCCTCGGAGAACATCACGAGCCCGGCCGTCCTCGCCGCGCAGGGCTCCGTGCTGACCAACAAATACGCCGAAGGCTATCCCGGCCGGCGCTACTACGCCGGCTGCGAGGAGGTCGACGTCGCCGAGCAACTGGCGATCGAGCGGGTGACCGAGCTGTTCGGCTGCGGCTTCGCCAACGTCCAGCCGCATTCCGGCGCTTCGGCGAACCTCGCGGTCTTCTTGGCCTTGCTCCAGCCGGGCGACACGGTGCTCGGCATGTCGCTCGCCGCCGGCGGCCATCTCAGCCACGGCGCCGGCCCGAACATCTCGGGCAAGTGGTTCAACGCGATCGGCTACGGCGTGCGCGAGGACGACCACCTGCTCGACTATGACGCGATCGAGCGACTGGCGAAGGAGCACAAGCCGAAGCTGATCATCGCCGGCGGCTCGGCCTATCCCCGCGTGATCGACTTCGCCCGCTTTCGCGCGATCGCCGACGAGGTCGGCGCGTATTTCCTGGTCGACATGGCCCATTTCGCCGGGCTGGTCGCCGGCGGAGCCTATCCCAGCCCATTCCCGCATGCCCATGTCGTGACCTCGACGACGCACAAGACCCTGCGCGGCCCGCGCGGCGGCGTGATCCTGACCGACGACGAGACGATCGCCAAGAAGATCAACTCGGCGGTGTTCCCCGGCTCGCAGGGCGGTCCGCTGATGCACGTCATCGCGGCCAAGGCGGTGGCGTTCGGCGAGGCGCTTCGCCCGGACTTCAAGGCCTATGCCCAGGCGGTGGTGGACAACGCGCGCGCCCTCGGCGCGGCCTTGACCCAGAACGGCCTGGACCTGGTCTCCGGCGGCACGGACAGCCATCTCGTCCTGGTGGATCTCCGGCCGAAGACGCTGACGGGCAAGGCGGCCGACGCCGCGCTCGACCGGGCCGGCATCACCTGCAACAAGAACGCCGTGCCCTTCGACCCGGAGAAGCCGATGGTGACCTCGGGCATCCGCCTGGGCACGCCCGCCGGCACGACGCGGGGCTTCGGCGTGGCCGAGTTCCGCGAGGTCGGCCAGCTGATCATCGAGGTGCTGGACGGTCTGGTCGCCAAGCCGGACGGCAATCCCGAGGTCGAGCAGGCGGTGCGCGCGAAGGTCGAGACCCTGTGCACGCGCTTCCCGATCTACGCCGACCTCGGCTGA
- the ribH gene encoding 6,7-dimethyl-8-ribityllumazine synthase, whose translation MNDNDTPSKGEVPDGQGVRILIVEGRFYDDIGDHLVNGAKAMLRQAGAEHDHIIVPGALEIPVTIAMAADTGMYDAFVALGCVIRGETSHYDIVAGESARGLMDLALNDGILIGNGILTVETREQALVRADPARKDKGGDAVKAALSLLSIKEAFSGATEPE comes from the coding sequence GTGAACGACAACGACACTCCTTCGAAGGGCGAGGTGCCGGACGGCCAGGGCGTGCGCATCCTGATCGTCGAAGGCCGATTCTACGACGACATCGGCGACCACCTCGTCAACGGCGCCAAGGCCATGCTGCGGCAGGCCGGTGCCGAGCACGACCACATCATCGTGCCGGGCGCCCTCGAGATCCCGGTCACCATCGCCATGGCGGCCGACACCGGGATGTACGACGCCTTCGTCGCGCTCGGCTGCGTGATCCGCGGCGAGACGAGCCACTACGACATCGTCGCCGGCGAGAGCGCGCGCGGGCTGATGGACCTCGCGTTGAACGACGGCATCCTGATCGGCAACGGCATCCTCACGGTCGAGACCCGCGAGCAGGCGCTGGTGCGCGCCGATCCCGCGCGCAAGGACAAGGGCGGCGACGCGGTCAAGGCCGCGCTTTCCCTGCTCAGCATCAAGGAGGCCTTCAGTGGCGCGACCGAGCCGGAGTGA
- the nusB gene encoding transcription antitermination factor NusB: MARPSRSERAGAPKRRLARLAAVQALYQIEVTGRPSVRVVEEFEHVRLADVLEPVEEESPVSPADTAWFARVTLGAWTIHDRLDPEIARHLAPGWTLERAGYLFRACLRAGAYELAECPDVPVGVIISEYVEVAHALLPGGEPSVVHAVLDRLGRVYRPKPDAA, translated from the coding sequence GTGGCGCGACCGAGCCGGAGTGAGCGTGCCGGCGCGCCCAAGCGGCGTCTCGCGCGTCTGGCCGCGGTCCAGGCCCTCTACCAGATCGAGGTGACCGGTCGGCCGTCGGTGCGTGTCGTCGAGGAGTTCGAGCATGTCCGCCTCGCCGACGTGCTCGAGCCGGTCGAAGAGGAAAGCCCGGTCTCGCCCGCCGATACCGCGTGGTTCGCGCGCGTCACGCTCGGTGCGTGGACGATCCACGATCGGCTCGACCCGGAGATTGCGCGCCATCTGGCGCCCGGCTGGACCCTGGAGCGCGCGGGCTACCTGTTCCGCGCCTGCCTGCGCGCCGGCGCCTACGAACTGGCCGAGTGCCCGGACGTGCCGGTCGGCGTGATCATCTCGGAATATGTCGAGGTCGCGCACGCCCTGCTGCCGGGCGGCGAGCCCAGCGTGGTCCATGCCGTGCTCGACCGGCTGGGCCGTGTCTACCGCCCGAAGCCCGACGCGGCCTGA
- the ribD gene encoding bifunctional diaminohydroxyphosphoribosylaminopyrimidine deaminase/5-amino-6-(5-phosphoribosylamino)uracil reductase RibD yields the protein MALALVLGRRGLGNAWPNPAVGCVLVRDGRIVGRGWTQPGGRPHAEVHALLQAGEAANGATAYVTLEPCAHYGHTAPCTHALIAAGVRRVVLGAQDPDPRVDGKGIAQLRQARIHVITGVLARECAEANAGFFQRVRDRRPLVTLKLATSLDGRIATSSGESKWITNEQARAQGQALRARHDAILIGMSTALADDPLLTCRLPGLEARSPVRVVLDSRLRLPLESRLVASARSVPLWLVTVGPADPDRHAALTEAGAQVVEVSAGAAGRTDMREALAALAARGVTRLLIEGGGEVAASALRAGLVDAVAHFQAPLVLGQDGRPGVQALGLNRLADAPRFVQDRLRTLVTDIEATYIRAAGRD from the coding sequence ATGGCGCTCGCCCTGGTGCTCGGTCGCCGCGGCCTCGGCAACGCCTGGCCCAACCCGGCCGTCGGCTGCGTCCTGGTTCGCGACGGCCGCATCGTCGGCCGCGGCTGGACCCAGCCGGGCGGACGCCCCCACGCCGAGGTCCACGCCCTCCTGCAGGCGGGCGAGGCCGCCAACGGCGCGACCGCATACGTGACGCTCGAGCCCTGCGCCCATTACGGCCACACTGCCCCTTGCACCCACGCGCTGATCGCGGCCGGCGTGCGCCGGGTCGTCCTGGGAGCGCAGGACCCCGACCCGCGCGTCGACGGTAAGGGCATCGCTCAGCTCCGCCAGGCGCGCATCCACGTGATCACGGGCGTGCTCGCCAGGGAATGCGCCGAAGCCAATGCCGGCTTCTTCCAGCGCGTCCGTGACCGGCGGCCGCTGGTCACGCTCAAGCTCGCGACCAGCCTTGACGGGCGGATCGCCACGTCCTCCGGCGAGAGCAAGTGGATCACGAACGAGCAGGCGCGCGCGCAGGGACAGGCCCTGCGGGCGCGGCACGACGCCATCCTGATCGGCATGTCCACCGCGCTCGCCGACGATCCCCTGCTGACCTGCCGCCTGCCCGGGCTGGAGGCGCGCTCGCCCGTGCGCGTCGTGCTCGACTCGCGGCTCCGCCTGCCGCTGGAGAGCCGCCTGGTCGCGAGCGCGCGCAGCGTCCCGTTGTGGCTGGTCACGGTCGGCCCGGCCGATCCGGACCGTCACGCCGCCCTGACCGAGGCCGGCGCGCAGGTCGTCGAGGTCTCGGCCGGCGCGGCCGGACGCACCGATATGCGCGAGGCGCTGGCGGCTTTGGCGGCGCGCGGCGTCACCCGGCTGCTGATCGAAGGCGGTGGCGAGGTGGCCGCATCGGCGCTCCGGGCGGGCTTGGTCGACGCGGTCGCGCATTTCCAGGCGCCACTGGTGCTGGGACAGGACGGCCGGCCCGGGGTGCAGGCCCTCGGGCTGAACCGTCTGGCCGACGCTCCGCGGTTCGTCCAAGATCGCCTGCGCACGCTCGTGACGGACATCGAGGCGACCTATATAAGGGCGGCCGGCCGGGACTGA
- the nrdR gene encoding transcriptional regulator NrdR, whose translation MRCPFCGFADTQVKDSRPVEDGGTIRRRRHCPNCGARFTTSERVQLRELVVVKSDGRRVPFDRDKLERSIRIALRKRPVEDGVIERLVHTISRDLESSGEGEVTTRRIGELAMAALAKQDEVAYVRFASVYRDFAGVKDFEEFIGRMAHGQGVRERGSDESGD comes from the coding sequence ATGCGCTGTCCCTTTTGCGGCTTCGCGGACACGCAGGTGAAGGACTCGCGCCCGGTCGAGGACGGCGGCACGATCCGGCGGCGGCGGCATTGCCCGAATTGCGGGGCGCGCTTCACGACGTCGGAGCGCGTCCAGCTGCGTGAGCTGGTCGTGGTCAAGTCCGACGGCCGGCGCGTGCCGTTCGACCGCGACAAGCTCGAGCGCTCGATCCGCATCGCCTTGCGCAAGCGCCCGGTCGAGGACGGCGTAATCGAGCGTCTCGTGCACACGATCAGCCGCGATCTCGAGAGCTCGGGCGAAGGCGAGGTGACCACGCGCCGGATCGGCGAACTGGCCATGGCGGCCTTGGCGAAGCAGGACGAAGTGGCCTATGTCCGCTTCGCGTCGGTGTATCGCGACTTCGCCGGCGTGAAGGATTTCGAGGAATTCATCGGACGGATGGCCCATGGCCAAGGAGTCCGCGAGCGCGGCTCGGACGAAAGCGGAGACTGA